The Bombus fervidus isolate BK054 chromosome 8, iyBomFerv1, whole genome shotgun sequence genome window below encodes:
- the Aph-1 gene encoding gamma-secretase subunit Aph-1 produces the protein MTVMDFFGCAFLAFGPPLAMFTFTVAAEPIRIIILIASAFFWLISLLLSSVLWYAVVPLQNHLAFGLVFSVLFQEAFRYLLYWVLRKAERGLDKVTTTHVADSRHVFAYVCGLGFGFMSGVFALVNVLADAVGPGTMGLRQGTEYFFIISAATTLCFILLHTFWGVVFFSALDRKNWGQVIWVVGSHLFVSCMTLLNVYQAYVATTLSAYVVLIITTALAFKVAGGRPQSIVQCFSRQ, from the exons ATGACAGTTATGGATTTTTTTGGTTGTGCCTTTTTGGCTTTCGGTCCACCGTTGGCTATGTTTACATTTACTGTCGCAGCTGAACCTATTAGAATCATCATACTAATAGCCAGTGCCTTCTTTTggttaatttctttattgttGTCATCTGTGCTTTGGTATGCTGTGGTGCCACTACAAAATCACCTCGCATTTGGACTTgtattttctgtattattcCAAGAAGCATTCag GTATCTCTTATACTGGGTACTAAGAAAAGCCGAAAGAGGGCTAGATAAAGTAACAACAACACATGTAGCAGATAGCAGACACGTGTTTGCATATGTATGTGGTTTAGGTTTTGGTTTTATGAGTGGTGTTTTCGCACTAGTCAATGTCCTGGCAGATGCTGTTGGACCTGGAACAATGGGACTTCGACAAGGCACAGAGtacttttttataatatcagcAGCCACAACTCTTTGCTTTATCTTATTACATACATTTTGGGGCGTTGTATTTTTCTCTGCTCTTGACAGAAAAAATTGGGGTCAAGTTATTTGGGTTGTTGGCTCACACTTGTTTGTGTCATGTATGACCCTATTAAATGTATATCAAGCTTACGTAGCTACCACTTTATCCGCTTATGTTGTTTTGATTATAACAACTGCACTTGCGTTCAAAGTTGCTGGTGGCAGACCCCAAAGTATAGTTCAGTGTTTTTCAAGacagtaa
- the Med17 gene encoding mediator complex subunit 17, producing the protein MAYSVNISVEAPIENQIQEITYDGQEIYQAPLTLSENLAKIAQKIDFSKTNGEDVKKETEGGEKGEEDTKDSASFQSSLWPWDSVRNKLRNALTEVCVLADVLAIAKEKHYMVLDPVPQEQQEARPMIQVYARKKALAGAASVIMMGADRLKNCQNELARNRSTPDFHIELLRLRQNWRLKKVSNSIIGDLSYRTAGSKFPQTGMFEVTKAEEEEKSSTSPPASPSPGNNVAGQTHPPNSKASALRVTIPSELQGVAYIEVLCQKDQEDLCSANISLLNNSAHSSNADMHWQQKLEAAQNVLFCKELFSQLAREAVHLRAPIPHMVVGNQIMATVLPGIQLIIGLCHSTGNDKKPAAPPPHKTDHDHVLEHSLHQLLREVHHKNTHHPFPHPSSGPLGPSKRRCLAGPTAADRYELLEMTKSQTLLEQIIQQAQHYFMRLRTEYVLDTIAKEVKDPLIVSHWNALNSPTQSCVKINILTHGYDTVCRTSLVVHIGEKSLKCVCRDGRVMHMSYEPQELRDLIFCQIYQHQITAVQALAKCMGWQFLANSSHLGLGAVEPLGNASSCILASPIGDRMIAVRCEPQTGVQVAIAHSPRKDFFPGQLVRERKWENLGGSFKEVRWDKMEGKNFLNKMELLMASLTSS; encoded by the exons ATGGCGTATTCAGTGAATATCTCTGTAGAAGCACCGATCGAGAATCAAATTCAAGAAATCACTTACGATGGCCAAGAAATCTACCAAGC ACCCCTTACATTGTCTGAAAACTTGGCAAAAATCGCGCAAAAGATCGACTTTAGCAAAACCAATGGTGAAGATGTTAAAAAGGAAACTGAGGGTGGGGAAAAGGGTGAAGAAGATACAAAAGATTCAGCTTCCTTTCAGTCATCTTTATGGCCATGGGATAGCGTTAGAAATAAACTAAG aAATGCATTGACAGAAGTATGTGTGTTAGCTGATGTTCTTGCAATAGCAAAAGAGAAGCATTATATGGTTCTCGATCCTGTGCCTCAAGAACAACAAGAAGCAAGGCCTATGATACAAGTATATGCTAGAAAAAAAGCATTGGCTGGAGCTGCGTCTGTTATTATGATGGGTGCTGACAGATTAAAAAACTGCCAGAATGAACTAGCGAGAAATAGATCAACCCCAGATTTccatattgaattattgagATTAAGACAAAATTGGCGTTTGAAAAAAGTTTCTAATTCAATCATTGGTGATCTTAGTTATAGAACAG cTGGATCTAAATTCCCCCAGACTGGAATGTTTGAAGTTACTAAGGCAGAAGAGGAGGAGAAGAGTAGTACAAGTCCTCCTGCATCTCCAAGTCCTGGTAATAACGTAGCAGGTCAAACCCATCCTCCAAATTCCAAGGCTTCTGCTCTGAGAGTTACTATTCCTAGTGAATTACAGGGTGTTGCTTACATAGAGGTATTATGTCAAAAAG aCCAAGAAGATTTATGTAGTGCAAATATTAGTTTACTTAATAACAGTGCACATAGCTCCAATGCAGACATGCATTGGCAGCAAAAATTAGAAGCTGCacaaaatgttcttttttgcAAAGAATTGTTCAGTCAATTAGCGAGAGAAGCGGTACATTTACGTGCGCCTATACCTCACATGGTTGTCGGCAATCAAATAATGGCAACA gTTTTGCCTGGGATTCAGTTAATCATAGGACTTTGTCATAGTACGGGGAATGACAAAAAGCCAGCCGCTCCTCCTCCTCATAAAACTGATCATGACCACGTGTTAGAACACTCTTTGCATCAGCTATTACGTGAAGTTCATCACAAAAATACGCATCATCCATTTCCACATCCTTCTTCCGGACCTCTCGGGCCCAGTAAAAGGAGATGTTTAGCTGGTCCAACAGCCGCAGACAGATATGAGCTTTTAGAAATGACAAAGAGTCAAACTCTTTTAGAACAAATTATTCAACAAGCTCAACATTATTTCATGCGATTACGTACCGAGTATGTCTTAGATACAATAGCAAAGGAAGTGAAAGATCCTTTGATTGTTTCTCATTGGAATGCGTTAAATTCTCCTACCCAATCTtgtgtaaaaattaatattttaacacaTGGATACGACACAGTATGTCGAACGTCGCTTGTTGTTCATATAGGAGAGAAATCTTTGAAATGCGTTTGCCGAGATGGTAGAGTAATGCATATGAGTTATGAACCTCAAGAATTACGGGACCTAATATTTTGTCAG ATCTATCAGCATCAAATAACAGCAGTACAAGCACTAGCAAAATGTATGGGATGGCAGTTTTTAGCCAATAGTTCACACCTTGGTTTAGGGGCAGTTGAACCTCTAGGAAACGCTAGCAGTTGTATTTTAGCTTCACCAATAGGTGATAG GATGATAGCTGTTAGGTGTGAACCGCAAACGGGAGTACAAGTTGCGATAGCTCATTCTCCTCGGAAAGATTTCTTTCCTGGACAATTAGTGAGAGAAAGAAAGTGGGAAAATTTAGGTGGTTCTTTTAAAGAAGTTCGGTGGGATAAAATGGAAgggaaaaattttttaaataaaatggaattacTTATGGCTTCCTTAACAAGCTCCTAG
- the Msh6 gene encoding DNA mismatch repair protein Msh6: MSKVNTLYNYFISPKTPKTPKQSNNKPDEKPSTPKRPREQRNKAKIPSKGKENIDVKDKKNVSKDDDDEEEETEEKEPVQPKKRRLIIPDEESGEDSGDEFKPDPEDESEDSDSVSEEVSESEPPTASEEESPEKKIKLAKAPRRKREISTIKNTKDAKKESKPQQQNQTKGSDSVTESWPHLKYDFLQPNKIRDIRRKPPSDPDYDPKTLYVPQDFLNQQTPAMRQWWELKSKHFDCVLFFKVGKFYELYHMDAVISVNEINLTYMRGEFAHSGFPEIGYGRFSASLIERGYKVARVEQTENPDMMAQRCSKMTRPTKFDKVVKREICQISSKGTRVYTPQDVEASTANSNYLLSLVEKCPSGSNTSHYGVCFLDTTIGDFYLGQFEDDRCNSRILTLLAHYPPVHVVYERGNLSQKTLKILNNTLAACIKEPLLRESQFWSSSTTLKNLHEGEYFKSSDSQFQWPAGLQPYLNQNDTLGLTSADDKELAVHALGGCVYLLKEYLLEQQLLAQGRFKTYTPPDFSNEKSVASKFANNMVLDAITINNLRIFGEGSLMKTLDRCCTAFGKRLLREWICRPSCRKNVIIERQQAIQELMDNTEVMQNARSILAGLPDLERLLSKIHAQGNAAKMNNHPDGRAIMFEGQTYSKKKIADFIVTLSAFEDVLKIVALFEDFKSTIVSRCTKIEPDGEFPSLRESLDYFKTAFDHEEAKKVGCIVPKRGVDNEYDSVLIELDDVKADAQEYLEKQRKHFGVKVTFHGSDKKRYQIEIPDSQIKKIGAGYELQSQRKGYKRYYTAETKELLSRQINAEEHRDKVLKDLNRRIFAKFSEKYDMWNMAVYKLSVLDVLISLAEYALSGDMCIPEINDGTDERVFIDIRDGWHPCIVSDTFIPNNTLLGIENSASFMILTGPNMGGKSTLMRQVALLTIMTQIGSYVPASSCRLTLVDRIFTRLGANDDILAGQSTFLVELSETAAILQHATPYSLVLLDELGRGTSTYDGTAIAASVVNALTKLNCRTLFSTHYHSLVEDYKNTKEITLAHMACMVENEEQDEVSQETVTFLYKLSEGACPKSYGFNAARLAGVPSVITNRAHEISKKLEQETNYKHLFTSLCKANGTAIRDLIAAM, from the exons ATGTCTAAAGTGAATACattgtacaattattttatttcgcctAAAACTCCTAAAACTCCTAAACAATCCAATAATAAGCCTGATGAAAAACCTAGTACGCCGAAAAGACCGAGAGAACAACGGAACAAAg CAAAAATTCCAAGcaaagggaaagaaaatatagatgtcaaagataaaaagaatgtCTCTAAAGATGATGatgacgaagaagaggaaacagaagaaaaggaaCCAGTACAGCCAAAAAAGCGAAGATTGATTATCCCTGATGAAGAGTCTGGAGAAGATTCTGGTGATGAATTTAAGCCTG ATCCAGAAGATGAATCAGAAGATTCTGATTCAGTATCTGAAGAAGTTAGTGAAAGTGAGCCACCAACAGCAAGTGAAGAGGAATCTCCAGAG aagaaaataaaattggctAAAGCTCCTAGAAGAAAACGGGAAATaagtacaataaaaaataccaAAGAT GCTAAAAAAGAATCAAAACCACAGCAACAAAATCAAACCAAAGGTTCGGACAGTGTTACAGAATCTTGGCCACATTTAAAGTATGATTTCCTTCAACCAAATAAAATACGAGATATTCGTAGAAAACCACCAAGCGATCCAGATTATGATCCTAAAACTCTTTATGTTCCTCAGGATTTCTTGAATCAACAAACTCCA GCCATGAGACAATGGTGGGAATTAAAAAGCAAACATTTCGATTgtgttcttttctttaaagtaGGAAAGTTTTACGAATTGTATCATATGGATGCTGTAATTAGTGTCAATGAAATCAATCTTACATATATGAGA GGAGAATTTGCGCATTCGGGATTTCCAGAAATTGGATATGGTCGTTTCTCAGCAAGTCTCATAGAAAGAGGCTACAAAGTGGCCAGGGTAGAACAAACAGAAAATCCAGACATGATGGCACAACGTTGTAGCAAAA TGACTAGACCAACAAAGTTCGACAAAGTAGTTAAACGAGAAATTTGTCAAATAAGCAGTAAAGGTACAAGAGTATACACTCCACAGGATGTAGAAGCATCTACGGCAAATTCCAATTATTTGTTATCACTAGTTGAAAAATGTCCATCTGGTTCAAACACGTCTCATTATGGAGTGTGTTTCTTAGATACTACAATAGGAGACTTCTATCTCGGTCAATTCGAAGACGATCGATGCAATTCTAGAATACTAACTTTGCTCGCTCATTATCCGCCGGTTCAT GTGGTTTATGAACGAGGTAATTTGTCTCAAAAGACCCTAAAAATCTTAAACAACACTTTAGCAGCGTGTATTAAAGAACCACTTTTACGCGAATCTCAATTTTGGTCATCTTCGACTACGTTAAAA AATCTTCATGAAGGAGAATACTTCAAAAGTTCAGATTCTCAGTTTCAATGGCCTGCAGGCTTACAACCGTATCTTAACCAAA atgATACTTTAGGTTTAACTTCTGCTGATGATAAAGAGTTAGCGGTGCATGCCTTAGGTGGATGTGTATACTTACTCAAAGAATATCTGCTTGAACAGCAATTATTGGCACAAGGACGTTTTAAAACATATACCCCGCCAGATTTTTCAAATGAGAAATCTGTGGCTTCAAAATTTGCCAATAATATG gTTTTAGATGCTATTACGATTAATAATTTGAGAATATTCGGCGAAGGTTCTCTTATGAAAACACTGGATCGTTGCTGTACTGCATTCGGGAAGag GTTACTGCGAGAATGGATTTGCAGACCATCCTGTCGCAAAAACGTTATAATCGAACGTCAACAAGCTATACAAGAATTAATGGATAATACAGAGGTGATGCAAAATGCTCGTAGTATATTAGCAGGACTCCCTGATCTTGAAAGATTATTAAGCAA GATCCATGCACAAGGAAATGCAGCGAAAATGAATAATCATCCAGACGGCAGGGCGATTATGTTCGAGGGTCAAACGTattcaaagaaaaagattGCAGATTTCATTGTTACTCTGAGTGCGTTTGAGGATGTTCTAAAAATTGTTGCTTTGTTCGAAG ATTTCAAGAGTACTATAGTAAGTCGATGTACTAAAATAGAGCCGGATGGCGAGTTTCCTTCATTAAGAGAATCATTAGATTATTTTAAG aCCGCATTCGATCACGAAGAAGCCAAAAAAGTAGGCTGTATTGTTCCAAAGAGAGGAGTCGATAATGAGTACGACTCTGTTTTAATAGAATTGGATGATGTAAAGGCAGATGCCCAAGAGTACCTTGAAAAGCAAAGAAAGCACTTTGGCGTGAAAGTCACGTTTCATGGATCGGATAAGAAACGTTATCAAATCGAGATTCCAGATTctcaaataaagaaaattggtGCCGGGTATGAGCTTCAATCACAAAGAAAAGGATACAAACGCTATTACACTGCCGAAACTAag gaACTTTTGAGTCGACAAATAAACGCTGAAGAACACAGAGATAAAGTACTAAAGGATTTAAACAGaagaatatttgcaaaatttagCGAGAAGTATGATATGTGGAATATGGCGGTTTATAAGTTGTCTGTCTTGGATGTTCTTATCTCTTTGGCGGAATACGCTCTCAGCGGAGATATGTGTATACCAGAAATTAACGATGGTACAGACGAAAGG GTATTTATCGATATTCGAGACGGATGGCATCCATGTATTGTCTCAGATACATTTATACCAAATAACACTTTACTAGGAATTGAAAATTCTGCTTCTTTTATGATTCTTACTGGACCGAATATGGGTGGTAAATCAACATTGATGCGTCAGGTCGCCCTTCTTACTATAATGACGCAAATT GGAAGTTACGTCCCTGCAAGTTCCTGCCGTTTGACATTAGTGGATCGTATTTTCACAAGACTCGGCGCAAATGACGATATTCTAGCTGGTCAGAGTACGTTCTTGGTAGAGTTGAGCGAAACTGCTGCGATATTACAGCACGCTACGCCATACTCGCTAGTGTTGCTTGATGAATTgg GTCGTGGTACGTCGACGTATGACGGCACGGCAATAGCCGCTTCAGTTGTGAATGCACTTACAAAATTGAATTGCCGTACTCTATTTTCGACACATTATCATTCTTTGGTAGAAGATTATAAGAATACAAAGGAAATTACATTGGCCCATatg GCATGTATGGTAGAAAATGAGGAACAGGATGAAGTGTCTCAGGAAACAGTAACATTTTTGTACAAACTTAGCGAGGGAGCTTGTCCGAAATCATACGGTTTTAACGCTGCACGATTAGCTGGCGTCCCATCTGTAATTACAAACAGAGCGCATGAGATCTCAAAGAAACTCGAGCAAGAGACAAATTATAAACATCTCTTCACCAGCCTATGTAAGGCGAACGGAACAGCCATAAGGGATCTAATCGCTGCAATGTGA